Within Lolium rigidum isolate FL_2022 chromosome 5, APGP_CSIRO_Lrig_0.1, whole genome shotgun sequence, the genomic segment GATACAAAGACTAAACCACATGGGGTCCTAGTATAGTAGGTCGCATCCCTAGATGTCCCCTTTTGCTTAGGTTAATCAGTAACCATCAGTGTGAGAGACCATGGACAAATCAGCTGACCAAACTTAAAAGTAAAGAACCATTTGCAGAGTAACATTCTACAAGGTCACCAGAgggaaaagaaaacataaggaacTCACGaaggaagatggaggaggaaggagatgtGGTGTGCTTCAATTCAGAGACCATCGCCGTCGTCTCATacaagaggaagaggagcagcACGGTGAGGGACGGAGAAGCCTCCATGTGTGCTTGCATCACTCGTGGTGAGCATCTTACAGAAGAACTGCATTTGTGGCCTCGGCTTCGTGCAACTCTGACAGCCGGAATGCTTCTTTTGCATACTGATAAACATCAGATCAAAAGAAACACAAGGATTAGGGCATTGGTACATATAAATAGAAAAGTTTAGAGAACGCCACAAATTTTAGATGAGTCATCTGTGCATACACCTCCTCAGTGTCTAGGTCTGCTTGAATAATAAAGAGAAAATATCTTTCAGGACCTGTGATCGCGAGTGTGCCATGTCGAATAATAAAGGGGCGTGCTGTAGATCACTTACAAACTCACACTATGTAGAAGGCAACAATTCCGAGGGCATTCTTTTGCATAGAAACTGCAAAACCTCAATAAAATACATACTATGTCCATGAAATTTCTTCTGTATTTGAAGATAAAATACCACAACTAATTAGTCACCCGCCTGAATAAGCATGTGCCAAACATAAATAGCACCAGGAACACTTGTTAGTTCTTACAATGAAAAGCCCCGTTGCAAACTTCAAGTTTAACACTATGTATTAGCTACCTAGCATTGAGACCAAAGAAAATGATAAGTTCGATCTGTTCTGACCAGAGTTACTGCAAGAACAGCCAAAATTAGTCAAACCCAATATATCCTGGTATTGCAAATTCGTAAAGTAACTAAATTCATGATATAAACTCTTGCAAATGAAAGTATAGAGCAATACCATGCCGCAACAAGGCATGTAAGCTCTCTAAGATCTGTAAGCTCTCTAAGAGCTGAATCATTGGGGGAAAATGCATTGCAGTTAGGCAACCAGAAAACTGaacagactacatgaaaaaaactcaTCATCTCGAATATGGCCCATCACATGCGTTGTAGGCAACACTCGCAGCTTTTGTGCCAACAGAAACAAGAATACATAGTGAAACATACACAAACAATGATCATATGTAAAGAAAAGGCAAGAGAGAATCAGTAagtgagagaaaggcataacttaCCTTGAAGATCATTTTTTAGATTGGACAGTGCGTATAGATGTAGATACAAGATTCAGGCCTAAGGATGACAATCATCATATCCCACAATTGATATCCAGTAATCATGTAGAGTTGTTCCTATCAGTGAGGACAAATGAAAGGCCAATCCCCAATTTGCACCACTAAATTTGCATCAACCACGAAACAAAAATCCAGAGATTGTCTACATCTGATCTTAACACCCAACTGCAGCAAACAAAAATTAAGGGATCATAGTGAGATAACAGCATCCGGGGACTGGAACTGCCTGTTTGTGCCATTGACGACCTTTGTACATCCGAGCAGCAGGACTAACACCATCATTGCCTCCTCTTACCTAGGTcattaagagagagagagagagagagagagagagagagagagagatcagagagagagagagatcagagAGACCTTGCATCGAACCGCGAGATCGACGGGGAGAGGTTCGCGAGAGGCGCCAGCGACGATGAGGCGGCGCTGCTCCCAGCGACGATGACATCAACGATGCGAGGCGCTGCTGCTTTGGGAGACCGCAGCGTCGACGCCGCGAGGTAGAGGCGGCGCTGCTCCTGCTGGTAGCGAGGAACGAAGGAGAAGGCGCAGCgggtcgaggtggagcacgaggcAGGAAGCGACGCGAGGTGGGCGGGCGATCGGCTCGCCAAGGtcgaggaggacggcggcggcgtgaaCGGATCCCATGTAGCCCAGCCGCCGGGGACAAGGTCGCTAGCATCCTCCTCCGCCCCACTGCCTCTTGGTGACGATGggtgaggaagaagacgacggtGCGATGGAGAGCGAGGGGAGACGGGGACGAGAGCGAGGAGAGGATTGGCGAGGCCtgggattggggaggaggaaCCGGGCGACGGGATTGGGGAtttgggagaggaggaggcgtgcGAGGGATTGGTGGAGCGCTAGCGACACCGGGCCGGACGGGCTTTCacacgacccatggataaaacgtGGGTTCGTGGgagggcctcgcgccctggatggaacggccggccgagatcgcgccacgtcacctCGATCaaacggccgaaaatccaaacgcctgtgagagccccatgggggtgcagcaatcataccgtgggattCACAGTTTCGGTCTCACCGAGACAGCTCCGGTTTCGCCGGAAATAGCCACTGCATCGCGTTCCGGCTATTATAGAAAATTTTCGGTCCGCCGGAAAATTCCCGCCTAGATTCCGGTTGCGCCGAAAAATCCACTAGAAATTCAGTTTTGATTCAATTTCAGCAACTTTTGACCACCGTTTTGATCCAAACTTTTGACAACTTTTTAGAGCCCGTTTGATTCAAGATTTTGACAACAGTCTCACACCATTTTGACTCCATTTTTTACCATCCGACCTCGTTtgactccaaaattttgacaaTTTCGATCGTCCGTTTTGATCCAATTTTTCGGGCATTGATTTTTCTCCTCGGTTTCTGTtttggagtgcattggttgtctattcCACTTCCGTACCTACATCGCCATCGCGACGACGGCAACGGCGCCCCGGATTTCCGAgcacatcatcgcaagttgtgtgataCGACACCGCGTAACATTttgaataggtataacttgccccctcaccccttgtagccccgtttgtttctttgtgtacctatcccattgagagtggctttccgagcgttgcgaaccattgcacaagtgtcacgatcgTGAGAGGGTTTGTGCGGTGTGTTGAGTTGAGCAAAGCtcggaagcaagctcggtgagaaagatacacaaaagaaaaagtgtgacatatacatagagaaataaAACTTCTAAGTATAgagaaaaaaagtgaaaaaaataaaagaaatagaaatagaaaaagagtgtgtgtgtGTCACCGATACAAATGAGTGCAAAGCTTCTAACCGCAAAGAGAGTAAGAGAAAAGTGACAtcttgtgcaaatctagttgcttctctcatatgcaaccaagctacagtctctcttgtgttggtgtGACACCGAGCTTATAATCTTCGTTATGACCATCTTTGTTGCTTGCTCACTttatggtcgcgctaaccccattgttctccttGTGTGTGTTCCGTGTTTCcttacatagatcaccacttttgacatttgactttggattttacccacatatgacaatagacttttcattTGGTCTTTTTCGTTTGATATCCACTCCACTCCTACCACATATAGAGTTTTTATTCTTTTGCGTGTGTTTTGAGTGTGTGTGTACACGTGCGTACTAGTACAATTTTGACTTTGGTCTTGATTTgcaccatttttccgatactttcttaaaAGGTGTGATacagttttccttccaccacatacatatacacctatccAAGTGAGGcctatacatgatgaccccacaagaacaaaccgagatgagagcatacttcgctgaGCTAGATGCTTGAGAAGCCAAGATGAGCCTCCAAGACAAAGacgagtgcaaatcctacttcaaacaccttgagagtaaGAGTGACACACCACATGAGTCCAGTGATGACACTTTTATTTATAACAACTAGGAAATTTGCCTGTGGGTTGCACCGGAAAATATAGTGGTATAAGGATCACGCAAATGGAAAGAAAAAACATGAAGTATCACGTGTGCTTTTTACCTTCTCATGTCGGAGAAAGGTAACACCAGACCGGCTGACACCCATCTTTAATTGAAAATATATATTCTAAGCGAAATTAACGAAATTTGGATGGAGGAATATATATTTCATCTGAAATTACCAAAATTGAACGAAACTTTAGTCTGTGAAATGGCATGTAAAAAAATACAATTTCGGAGGAGTCGTTAGTTCAGCTTAATCTAGAAGGACAAAAACCCAAATACAGGCTCGACGGAATCGTTCCCCCTCGTTGCCCCCGTGGGCGACGGgagggaaccctagccgccacttACCCAGCCCCCCTTCCCTGCTCCTCCCTCCCCTCGCCGCGCTGGAGGGTGTCACTGGGCAAAGCCCGGGCGCTGGCGGTGGCAGGGACTCCTCTCCCCCTCGCGCGGAGGACTTGGCGCGGGCCGATGGGGCAGGTGAGGGCGGCGCGCTTGACGAGGGGCGTGGCTGCCTCGGCAGCGGTGTGGTGGCTTCGTGGTGTGGCGGCGTCCTGTGCTGGAGGCGGTGGCTGCTCTCGAGCGGCCACCAAGTCCGGTGGCGGGCGGTGCGGCCAAGCTGATTTCTTGGGTGgccagcgacggcgacgacgctTGGGATGGCAGCGACGGCGCTGGCGGCAGGTGGTGCTGGGCAGTCGGAGATGGCGCCATGGCGGCACGGGCTTCCTGGCTCGGGTTTGGGCCCTTCGGGCCTGATCTGGGTTTGGTGGGCCCCGGCCGTTCTGCCCTCCTGCGCCTAGGTGCGGCCAGGCACCTCCTCCTTGTCCGTCCTCCTCGGCTCCAAACGCATGGTGCTTGCTGCTGCGGCCGAGTTGAGCGGAACCCTACGCCATCTTTGTGTGGCGTTCGTGCGGCGCGGGCGACAAGGTGGACGATGTTGGGTGGCCGGCGATGCTCTCCGAGGTGGATGTGTGCGGACCCGCGGCGACCCACCCCATGGTGgcactgctggcgtgtagttgacacacgtccgttgggaaccccaagaggaaggttgtaatatcccaggtattggggttacaaatatagaggaaacgagaggtgtgcattgcattcatgcatagaaaatccggggaattttcgcgctttaaagtaaaacagatccacgatggcttgaagtttcacttgaccttggtggaattgaagtagctcatcaagtcaagcgctataaaccttaaTGTGActctgttaaaaccttgttttgggtagagatgatttgatctcaaGGGTAAGATCAAATGGTATTACAACCAACACAATAACTTATTAACcaaggatcaattacttgatcttattaaagatcataatatggtataccttgccacaacatatgaacatccatttaattggaagtcAAGTAACAATAAGTGGAGaaactattcctaacttatcttttccatgccttaaactaatccatgatcttaccatgaacctcatggtattcattttacttcattcttggaaacatgacaaggagatcaactctagaaatatatattcttctctatcccatattattatacatcaaatctAGAGAGGTGAGATTTCTATATTATTTACTAGAAAAGAaatgacaaactttgagctaaaccttggatataaatatccaaaTGATCAAAaccttatcttcaagaggaaccctagagtattattcaagacattccttagagagagaaaccatatatgttaaacatagatattgatggtcacatcaacctctatggagcctaaccttagattagtattaaagaccttcccaaatgagagagaccaatcatactaaatctagctttacctatttaagaatcagggacaacctttgaactaaagttttaggaacaaccatttcatcttggggtGGTGAGATACcctattatcacatggaataataccatattcaCCAGCTGCTCAACCTCCGACGTTGTCGTGGACGCCTCGGCCTCTGGCTTCTCCGCATGCAGCAGAGCCGACGcggccgacgacgccgacgccgCCTTGCTACCctccttctccatcgccggcgatggATGCGGTCGAATGGGGCCGCTAGGGTTTTCTGTCTCTGTCTCTCTCCTCTGTTCTTTGCCAAATTTGGGGGAAATGGAAGGGGACGGAGAAGGCGATGCGGCCGAGCGACCTTTCTATACTCGGAGGGGACACGGAAGGGACACGGAGGCTTACACATCATCACTTGTACTTTGCCACGCCTGCCCGTATAACACGTATAATACAACATACCAACTTTATACAGGGACCACCGTATCCGAACCCAAACGGTATCGCGCAATCCGGACCGTCCATGTGTTTAACACCACCATTTCTCCAACGCGGGGGGAGCACAGGCGGGCTAGTTTAGTCTTGCAAGACGCGGTGATCAGCCAACAACGACCCGGGATGCCAGGTTCAACCACCGCACACACGTGATAGCTAGGTCGCGTTCTCGTCGAAGGAAGGAATAATATAGAAACATGCATGCCGAACATACCCAGAGGTTAGCGAACTCGGGTAGCCGCGTGCTGGATATTAACTATTATCATCATTGTAGATATCAATCAGTGCGCGCCTCTGTCTTGTATTATTGTCTCTGCAATTCATGTGTGGTCACACGGATATGCATGAAGCCAACAACCAACCACTGATAGATAGTTTACATACACACATGACATGACAAAGTGGTTCAGATGGTTGCTAGCTCGTGGTGGCCGGGCTATGCCAAGTTGCCAACATAATATAGAAATGTCTAACTTGGTGATTTGGCGATCCCATCTTATAATTAAGTTGTCTTCCACCTTGCTAAGATGAGGCAGCGTCGTGGATCTCATCTGGAGCATGTGATTTTGACCTGTGAGCTACCCTACCTGATACATGCATGCCGCCTTATCTCGTACTACAAGTCTACAATACACAAGTGGAAAGACCGCATTTTTCTTTGTCTCTCTATATAAGCAGAGTTCCTAGCTTAGTCAGCTAGGAGGGAGAATTGTACACTTGCATCTATCAAAATACCAAGTGTGCATTTCATCAGAATTATTACAGCATGTCTCTAGCAATCCGGCCGGAAATAACGAGCTCCTTCCGAGACGACGAGGAGCAGgcggccgccgccgtgcctctCCTCGCGGCGGCCTCTCCAACCCGGAGCCGGAGCCACGCCGGCGACGTGCATATCCTGTCGGCGGccttcctcttcgtcttctccgCCTACCTCCCCACGCAGAACCTCCAGAGCACACTCAACGATGTAAGTATGTTCATGCATACCTACGCTACACTACAAGGTTATCAATCTTTCTGCCCAACCTGACATCTTCCTCTATTGCGGTGCTCGATGATCCTGCAGGACGGCAACCTGGGCGCCGTGTCGATGGGGATCGTGTACGTCTCCTTCACGGTGTTCGctgccacggcggcggcggtggtgaggGGGCTCGGGTCCAGGGGGGCGCTCCTGCTCGGAACCAGTGGCTACGCGCTCTTCATCCTCGCCAACCTACACCCAACGTGGTACACCATGGTTCCTGCTTCCATCTACCTGGGTTTCGCTTCCTCCATCATGTGGGTTGGCCAGGTAAATTGACCGCAGTAAATTTATGATCATTTCCCTCTAAATGTGCATTGCAAATTATACTTCACTTGCCACCATGATTTTTGTTATCTGACCTCCTCTAACAGTGAATAATTAAACAACAAGAGAATCCAATCGAAGAATTTTGACACAAATTAGTCTATAAAAGAAAAACCTTGGGCTAGACTATGGGACCGATGGCACTCTACTTGGGCAGTCAGGTGACACGGGTCATTCTCGATCTCCTTATCTCTTCTTCCTTCCCACATTCTTTTCTGTTTCCTAATTGGTCAGGGAAGTGGCTAGATAAGACTGGTATAGCTGTCCACGTATCCACACAACTAGCTTGAAAATAACTTTCTTGGATAAAAGAAACTTTTTGTTGTCTCGAAACATTAAAAAAACAGTTTACAACGGGTCTCTACGTTACAAGATGCACACACCGGCTCATGTACTTAGCTAGGTGCACGGACATATCATTCACGATGAGAGAGAACACGAAAATGAGGACGTGTCATCTAAAGTTCATGTGCCTATTCTATCCAACATGCGGAATGCAACAAAGAGACAGAATGTGAAGGTTATAACTTATAAGAGCATCTACATCGTCGTAGCCCCTAAAGCGAAATAAGGGTTGTCCATGTCCTCAGAAACCCAAAAAACTTAGACAAAGTCCACCAATAGCCCTAGATTAGCAGCCCCCATTTTTGTATGACATGTGGGGCCCCATGATTGTGGCTCATATCCTTGTACTGGTTCGGACGTTAGCTGCGTCATCGAGAATGAGGACGAGAGGCGGTGTTGTCGAAGGATGGAACGAAGGGACCAAAGGCCGCgtagaagttcttaccggcaatgtGGGGGCCCCGATCGGCTAAGTGGGAGCTCCAGCCGCAATAAGGAGCATGGAACTAGGATGAGAGGTTTCACTGTGAGGTGAATGGGAAGCTGCCGCAAAGCCCTTGAATTAAACCATGGTGGTTCACATTGGAGGCACCGCCGCCGCGAAGCCAACCGGATATAACAGAGGAGGTGCGTGTCCAGGATTTTTTTCTCCAGCCTCGTCCAATTATCTATAGGAGTTGGGGGCTGGAGCCCTAGACTAGAGGCAGGAGGAAATTTGGGGCCTTTCTCTTTCGAGGAGCGAACCTCTCCTTTTTGGTATCCAATCTAGAGCAGATTGCAGAGTAAATGCATTAAGAAGTTGTGGCGTGGTAATGGTCTAACCTATGAGTTGTCATCCATCGTCGATCCAAAATTCAATGGCCCGCAACTGGTTTGCTCCATTTTTTAAGATCTAAACGTTTGCTCAATAAGTTTTTTTGTTGGGCCTCATGCCCCGAAAATTGCTTTAGGGCCTCAAATTGGTCGCCACTAAAGATGCTCTAAATTGGATACACTAGTTTCAAATTATCTAATTATGTATTGCTGTCAATATATCAACCTGCTTAAGGGACAGAAGAAATAAAAGACATGGGGCACACAAGTAGAACACAActttcattcgcaaaaaaaaaaagtagaacaaaaaacaaacaaaagTAGAACACAACTTCACATTGTATACCAAATGCTCTCATCGACAACTGCACGCGTGGAGTTCTCCTGCGAAGACGAGTCAAAATCCTCCATAACGGTCATTGGACATCTCTACCTGTTTTCAGGGCACATATCTTACCTCTGCTGCCTTCAGCCACGCAACAGAGAACAAGCTCAACGATGGCCAAGTTTTGGGACGATTTAACGGTGAATTCTGGGGAATGTTCGCAAGCACTCAGGTATGTATAAGCAGAGCGCACCAATAACACACTTACAGAGGAGTTGATGAAATTCTGGTCCAACTATATAGTGTGCTAACATTCAGTATTTTGCAGGTCATcggaaatctgatctctctcgtCGTGCTGAGAAATGACAAGGTTAGGACCTAAAATCAGATTATTAACTTCTGACATATATACAATTTCGATTATCTTAGTTTGATCGAGCTGATGTTATCAATGTGCACTAAATTGTCTAGGATGGGGGAGGTGCCGAGGAGAAGAACCTGCTGTTTACTGTCTTCCTGGGCTGCATGGTGGTTGGCATCGTGCTGATGTTTCTGCTCTCCAGAAGAGATGAGAGCATCGGAGTGGAGGGAGGAGACCATGAACTCCCAGAGAAATCCCTTCTATGGGACATGTCGAAATCCGCGGTCGCGCCGCTCGCCGACCGTAGGATGCTCCTCCTTGCTCCCCTCCTCGCGTACTACGGCCTACAAAAGGCATTCGTGTGGTGAGCAGATCACATCACTCGATCAGTGCTAAATTAGCCTTTCATTCTGAACAGTCTTATCACTATCAGCATCAGCACTGAACAATGACTTGTAAGCAGGGCCGTCTTCACGAAGAGTATCGTGACACCCGTCCTGGGCGTCGCCGGTGTGGGAGGCGCGATGGCTTTGTACGGCACGTCTGGTGTCATCGTAAGTGAAAACGCCACAAAGTGATAGTACTAGCACCAACCCCATCGATCACCAAAACACTCTCGTGAAGCTTCACCTAACTTCGAGAGATTGATTTCTTCGCACTGAATTTCAGAGCTCGCTGGTGGCCGGCCGTCTGACCACCGGGCTCTACTCGTCGACGCTCATCGTGTCGGCCGGTGCCGTCCTCCAGGCCGGCGTGCTCTTCTGG encodes:
- the LOC124657764 gene encoding UNC93-like protein 3 isoform X1, producing the protein MSLAIRPEITSSFRDDEEQAAAAVPLLAAASPTRSRSHAGDVHILSAAFLFVFSAYLPTQNLQSTLNDDGNLGAVSMGIVYVSFTVFAATAAAVVRGLGSRGALLLGTSGYALFILANLHPTWYTMVPASIYLGFASSIMWVGQGTYLTSAAFSHATENKLNDGQVLGRFNGEFWGMFASTQVIGNLISLVVLRNDKDGGGAEEKNLLFTVFLGCMVVGIVLMFLLSRRDESIGVEGGDHELPEKSLLWDMSKSAVAPLADRRMLLLAPLLAYYGLQKAFVWAVFTKSIVTPVLGVAGVGGAMALYGTSGVISSLVAGRLTTGLYSSTLIVSAGAVLQAGVLFWLLFFYSPVGGVLGSEAPLLVGALWGVGDGILNTQLSALIGLLFKDKEAAFALGKMWQAAATAAVFFLSPGATLQGMLAAVAAALVVALTAFLSLSLVVERSYALKL
- the LOC124657764 gene encoding UNC93-like protein 3 isoform X2, producing MGIVYVSFTVFAATAAAVVRGLGSRGALLLGTSGYALFILANLHPTWYTMVPASIYLGFASSIMWVGQGTYLTSAAFSHATENKLNDGQVLGRFNGEFWGMFASTQVIGNLISLVVLRNDKDGGGAEEKNLLFTVFLGCMVVGIVLMFLLSRRDESIGVEGGDHELPEKSLLWDMSKSAVAPLADRRMLLLAPLLAYYGLQKAFVWAVFTKSIVTPVLGVAGVGGAMALYGTSGVISSLVAGRLTTGLYSSTLIVSAGAVLQAGVLFWLLFFYSPVGGVLGSEAPLLVGALWGVGDGILNTQLSALIGLLFKDKEAAFALGKMWQAAATAAVFFLSPGATLQGMLAAVAAALVVALTAFLSLSLVVERSYALKL